In Simplicispira sp. 125, one DNA window encodes the following:
- a CDS encoding ABC transporter ATP-binding protein, whose amino-acid sequence MLSAQNLEITFNPGTPIETRALRGMSLNIPAGQFVTVIGSNGAGKSTFLNAISGDLGVDSGTITIDGMDVTRQPVWARASRVARVFQDPMAGTCEDLTIEENMALAQQRGTLRGLRSAVKAALRETFRARLATLGLGLENRLTDRIGLLSGGQRQAVSLLMAALQPSRILLLDEHTAALDPRTADFVLQLTSRIVAENQLTTMMVTHSMRQALDVGERTVMLHQGQVVLDVSGEERKRLDVPDLLRMFEKVRGEKLADDALLLG is encoded by the coding sequence ATGCTGAGCGCCCAAAACCTCGAAATCACCTTCAACCCCGGCACACCAATAGAAACGCGCGCCTTGCGCGGCATGTCGCTGAACATTCCCGCCGGGCAATTCGTCACCGTGATCGGCTCCAACGGTGCCGGCAAGTCCACCTTTCTCAACGCCATCTCGGGCGACCTGGGCGTGGACAGCGGGACCATCACCATCGACGGCATGGACGTGACGCGCCAGCCCGTGTGGGCGCGCGCATCGCGCGTGGCGCGTGTGTTCCAGGACCCCATGGCCGGCACCTGCGAAGACCTCACCATCGAGGAAAACATGGCCCTGGCGCAGCAGCGCGGCACGCTGCGCGGCCTGCGCAGCGCCGTCAAGGCCGCGCTGCGCGAGACCTTCCGCGCGCGCCTGGCCACGCTCGGCCTGGGACTGGAAAACCGCCTCACCGACCGCATCGGCCTGCTCTCGGGCGGCCAGCGCCAGGCCGTGAGTCTGCTGATGGCGGCGCTGCAGCCCTCACGCATCCTGCTGCTTGACGAACACACCGCCGCGCTCGACCCGCGCACCGCCGACTTCGTGCTGCAGCTGACCTCGCGCATCGTCGCCGAGAACCAGCTCACCACCATGATGGTCACGCACAGCATGCGCCAGGCCCTCGACGTGGGCGAACGCACCGTCATGCTGCACCAGGGCCAGGTGGTGCTCGACGTATCGGGCGAGGAGCGCAAGCGCCTGGACGTGCCCGACCTGCTCAGGATGTTCGAAAAAGTGCGCGGCGAAAAGCTCGCCGATGACGCCCTGCTGCTGGGCTGA
- a CDS encoding ABC transporter permease — protein sequence MSLFSLLGAIEIGLIFSLVALGVFISFRLLRFPDLTVDGSFPLGGAVCAILISHGTNPYLATLAAMAAAAAAGLLTGWLNVRLKIMDLLASILVMIALYSINLRIMGGPNVPLINDTTLFTLLQPEGMEDYVARPLLLAVIVIAAKLALDWFFATERGLAIRATGSNARMARSQGVNTGAMVLLGMAVSNALVGLAGALFAQTQGGSDISMGIGTIVIGLAAVIVGESILPSRRLIYATLAVVIGAIVYRFFIALALNSDFIGLKAQDLNLVTAVLVTIALIIPQIKRKLAKRR from the coding sequence ATGTCTCTCTTTTCCTTGCTTGGCGCCATTGAAATCGGCCTGATTTTCAGCCTGGTGGCGCTGGGCGTGTTCATTTCGTTCAGGCTGCTGCGCTTTCCCGACCTGACCGTGGACGGCAGCTTTCCGCTCGGTGGCGCCGTCTGCGCCATCCTGATCTCCCACGGCACCAACCCCTACCTGGCCACCCTGGCCGCCATGGCCGCCGCTGCCGCCGCAGGCCTGCTCACGGGCTGGCTCAACGTTCGGCTCAAGATCATGGACCTGCTGGCCAGCATCCTGGTGATGATCGCGCTGTACTCGATCAACCTGCGCATCATGGGCGGGCCCAACGTGCCGCTGATCAATGACACCACCCTGTTCACCCTGCTGCAGCCCGAGGGCATGGAAGACTATGTGGCGCGCCCCCTGCTGCTGGCCGTCATCGTCATCGCCGCCAAGCTGGCACTCGACTGGTTCTTCGCCACCGAGCGGGGCCTGGCGATCCGCGCCACCGGCTCCAACGCGCGCATGGCGCGCTCGCAGGGCGTGAACACCGGCGCCATGGTGCTGCTGGGCATGGCCGTGTCCAACGCCCTGGTGGGCCTGGCCGGCGCGCTGTTTGCCCAGACGCAGGGCGGCTCCGACATTTCCATGGGCATCGGCACCATCGTCATCGGCCTGGCTGCCGTCATTGTGGGCGAGAGCATCCTGCCCTCGCGCCGCCTGATCTACGCCACGCTGGCCGTCGTCATCGGCGCCATCGTCTACCGCTTCTTCATCGCGCTGGCGCTCAACAGCGACTTCATCGGCCTCAAGGCGCAAGACCTGAACCTGGTCACCGCCGTGCTCGTCACCATCGCGCTGATCATCCCGCAGATCAAGCGCAAGCTGGCCAAACGCCGCTGA
- a CDS encoding ABC transporter substrate-binding protein, which translates to MKQMSWAPLGALALAVMAVVAPAHAQQKSVAVTAIVEHPALDAVRDGVQAALKDAGFESGKNLKWQYQSAQGNTGTAAQIARKFVGDKPDAIVAIATPSAQAVIASTKSVPVVFSAVTDPVAAKLVPNWEASKNNVTGVSDLLALDKQMDLVKQVVPNAKRVGMVYNPGEANSVVVVKQMKELLPKLGMTLVEAAAPRSVDVGSAARSLIGKVDVIYTNTDNNVVSAYEALVKVGQEAKIPLVASDTDSVKRGAIAAFGINYRDLGEQTGRMVARILKGEKPGDIKPEVSTKMELFVNPGAAEKQGVKLSDALIKSAAQVVQ; encoded by the coding sequence ATGAAGCAAATGTCTTGGGCACCCCTGGGCGCATTGGCCCTGGCTGTGATGGCGGTGGTAGCACCCGCCCATGCCCAGCAGAAATCGGTCGCCGTGACGGCCATCGTCGAACACCCCGCGCTGGACGCCGTGCGCGATGGCGTGCAGGCCGCTCTCAAGGATGCGGGCTTCGAGTCGGGCAAGAACCTGAAGTGGCAGTACCAGAGCGCCCAAGGCAACACCGGCACGGCCGCGCAGATCGCGCGTAAGTTCGTGGGGGACAAGCCCGATGCCATCGTCGCCATCGCCACGCCCTCGGCACAGGCCGTGATCGCCTCTACCAAGTCCGTGCCCGTGGTGTTCTCGGCCGTGACCGACCCCGTCGCCGCCAAGCTGGTGCCCAACTGGGAAGCATCAAAGAACAACGTGACCGGCGTGTCCGACCTGCTGGCGCTGGACAAGCAGATGGACCTGGTCAAGCAGGTCGTGCCCAACGCCAAGCGCGTGGGCATGGTCTACAACCCCGGTGAAGCCAACTCGGTGGTCGTGGTCAAGCAGATGAAGGAGCTCCTGCCCAAGCTGGGCATGACGCTGGTCGAAGCGGCCGCGCCGCGCTCGGTCGACGTGGGCAGCGCCGCGCGCAGCCTGATCGGCAAGGTCGACGTGATCTACACCAACACCGACAACAACGTGGTCTCGGCCTATGAAGCGCTGGTCAAGGTCGGCCAGGAAGCCAAGATCCCGCTGGTGGCTTCGGACACCGACAGCGTCAAGCGCGGCGCCATTGCCGCTTTTGGCATCAACTACCGCGACCTGGGCGAGCAAACCGGCCGCATGGTGGCGCGCATCTTGAAGGGCGAAAAGCCCGGCGACATCAAGCCCGAAGTGAGTACCAAGATGGAACTCTTCGTGAACCCCGGCGCCGCCGAAAAGCAGGGCGTGAAGCTGTCTGACGCGCTGATCAAATCAGCGGCCCAGGTCGTTCAGTAA